The following proteins come from a genomic window of Sphaerisporangium rubeum:
- a CDS encoding class I SAM-dependent methyltransferase yields the protein MEYLPGLTVEKFERLFAERFPEMASALWLRRPGGEAILDLGRTTTNEFGSDDSGGRGDSFRRAHERSSVKATGMSNLLELATGLTGVDRLPAGFRLLDVLGGSGTLVRVTRELPQWRTDRDWILTGDVAPEMAAQAFDYGLPAVRQPAQFLLCHDDAFDAVLVAYGAHHIPVEERNGCYAEAQRVLRPGGRLVVHDFETGTPMAHWFEQIVDAYSPTGHQYTHFTATDFEKDLTAAGFTDVRTVRVYDPITITADDAASARNRMLWYVRNAYGLTPPDGPTTDEEVLNWVEHLVTTCLRYTKDDFASLEAVPEQVRSAGTLTVYETDEGFRAELPRIAYVAVAVNADPAA from the coding sequence ATGGAATATCTGCCCGGCCTGACGGTCGAGAAGTTCGAGCGGCTGTTCGCCGAGAGGTTCCCCGAGATGGCGTCCGCGCTGTGGCTGCGGCGTCCCGGCGGGGAGGCGATCCTCGACCTCGGGAGGACCACGACCAACGAGTTCGGTTCCGACGACTCCGGCGGCAGAGGCGACTCGTTCCGGCGGGCACACGAACGCAGCAGCGTGAAGGCCACCGGGATGAGCAACCTGCTGGAACTGGCGACCGGCCTCACCGGCGTGGACCGCCTGCCCGCGGGCTTCCGGCTCCTCGACGTCCTCGGCGGCAGCGGCACCCTGGTGCGGGTCACGCGCGAACTGCCCCAATGGCGTACCGACAGGGACTGGATCCTGACCGGCGACGTCGCGCCGGAGATGGCCGCGCAGGCCTTCGACTACGGCCTGCCTGCCGTACGCCAGCCCGCGCAGTTCCTGCTGTGCCACGACGACGCGTTCGACGCCGTGCTGGTGGCGTACGGCGCGCACCACATCCCGGTGGAGGAGAGAAACGGCTGCTACGCGGAGGCCCAGCGGGTCCTGCGTCCCGGTGGCCGCCTGGTGGTCCACGACTTCGAGACCGGCACCCCCATGGCCCACTGGTTCGAGCAGATCGTCGACGCCTACAGCCCCACCGGCCACCAGTACACCCACTTCACCGCGACCGACTTCGAGAAGGACCTGACAGCCGCCGGCTTCACCGACGTGCGAACCGTCCGGGTCTACGACCCCATCACCATCACCGCCGACGACGCGGCGTCCGCAAGGAACCGCATGCTCTGGTACGTGCGCAACGCGTACGGCCTCACCCCCCCGGACGGCCCGACCACTGACGAGGAGGTCCTGAACTGGGTCGAGCACCTGGTCACCACCTGTCTGCGCTACACGAAGGACGACTTCGCCTCCCTGGAAGCAGTCCCCGAGCAGGTACGGTCCGCCGGAACACTGACCGTCTACGAGACCGATGAGGGCTTCCGTGCCGAACTTCCACGGATCGCTTACGTCGCGGTCGCCGTGAACGCCGACCCGGCGGCGTAG